One genomic window of Campylobacter curvus includes the following:
- the flhB gene encoding flagellar biosynthesis protein FlhB has translation MADDDQEKTEEATSKKIEDAKKDGNVPKSQDIAGFATLVIAILVLLAMLNFMREQVVALYIYYSKFIGVEITPSTLNLIVINTLARSLLMILPICICVAIAGIVANVMQFGFIFTTKPITPDINKINPLKGLKNLFSMKKTIDSVKIVAKVSAVFGVAFYFFLQFIKELPHTLFLSMFDQLAWLKEKLIILVGVMLLILLVIGLLDLLIVRFQYFKDLRMSKQEVKDEYKQMEGDPQVKGRIRRMQMQAAKRRMMQNVPQADVVITNPTHYAVAVIYDKSKDSAPVILAKGVDMMALQIRKIALEHGVQIYENPPLARELYRVCEVEDTIPAELFRAVAEVLSFVYTSNIKKFGDKLK, from the coding sequence ATGGCAGACGACGATCAGGAAAAAACCGAAGAAGCGACCTCCAAAAAGATAGAAGACGCCAAAAAAGACGGCAACGTCCCCAAAAGTCAAGATATCGCGGGCTTTGCGACACTTGTCATAGCTATCTTGGTGCTGCTTGCTATGCTAAATTTCATGCGAGAACAAGTCGTGGCGCTTTATATTTATTACAGTAAATTTATAGGCGTAGAGATCACTCCTAGCACGCTAAATTTGATCGTCATTAATACCCTCGCAAGGTCGCTTTTGATGATACTGCCGATATGTATCTGCGTGGCGATAGCCGGAATAGTCGCAAATGTCATGCAATTTGGTTTCATTTTTACGACAAAGCCCATCACTCCCGATATAAATAAGATAAATCCGCTAAAGGGGCTAAAAAATCTATTTTCAATGAAAAAAACGATAGATAGCGTAAAGATAGTGGCGAAAGTTAGCGCCGTATTTGGAGTCGCGTTCTACTTTTTTTTACAGTTTATAAAAGAGCTGCCTCATACTCTGTTTTTATCGATGTTCGATCAGCTGGCGTGGCTAAAAGAAAAGCTGATAATCCTAGTCGGAGTCATGCTCTTGATCCTACTTGTAATCGGCCTTTTGGACCTACTAATCGTGCGGTTTCAGTATTTTAAAGACCTTCGTATGAGCAAGCAAGAGGTCAAGGACGAATACAAACAGATGGAGGGCGACCCGCAAGTCAAGGGGCGGATACGTCGTATGCAGATGCAAGCGGCTAAAAGACGCATGATGCAAAACGTCCCGCAAGCTGATGTCGTGATAACAAATCCGACTCACTACGCCGTCGCCGTAATATACGACAAATCAAAAGACAGTGCACCGGTCATTCTGGCGAAAGGCGTGGATATGATGGCTTTACAGATAAGAAAAATAGCTCTCGAACACGGAGTGCAAATTTACGAAAATCCGCCGCTGGCACGCGAGCTTTACCGAGTCTGCGAGGTCGAAGACACTATACCAGCAGAGCTATTTCGAGCCGTAGCAGAGGTGCTAAGCTTTGTCTATACGAGCAATATCAAGAAATTTGGCGACAAGCTGAAGTAA